One window of the Suricata suricatta isolate VVHF042 chromosome 7, meerkat_22Aug2017_6uvM2_HiC, whole genome shotgun sequence genome contains the following:
- the ANKRD66 gene encoding ankyrin repeat domain-containing protein 66 yields MELTKMSDMTKLHQAVAAGDYSLVKKILKKGLCDPNYKDVDWNDRTPLHWAAIKGHVEVMQLLLEYGARPCLVTDVGWTPAHFAAESGHVNVLRILHALHAAIDAPDFFGDTPRRIAQIYGQTACVAFLEKAEPECRDHRCTARQKGLPLDERDEDWDAKKRALELSLPSSNQNTNKKKIKKIRGPARLSNPKERRV; encoded by the exons ATGGAATTGACCAAAATGTCAGACATGACAAAGCTCCACCAAGCTGTGGCTGCAGGCGATTACAGTTTAGTGAAGAAGATTTTGAAGAAAGGTCTCTGTGACCCAAACTACAAGGATGTGGACTGGAATGACCGAACTCCACTTCACTGGGCTGCAATCAAAG GGCATGTGGAGGTGATGCAGCTCCTTCTCGAATACGGAGCCAGGCCCTGCCTGGTAACTGATGTGGGCTGGACCCCAGCTCATTTCGCAGCTGAGTCAGGCCATGTGAATGTGCTCAGAATTCTCCATGCGTTGCACGCCGCCATCGACGCCCCCGACTTCTTTGGAGACACGCCAAGGAGGATTGCACAGATCTACGGGCAGACCGCCTGTGTGGCGTTTCTGGAGAA GGCTGAGCCTGAGTGCCGGGACCACCGTTGCACTGCCAGGCAGAAGGGGCTACCTCTGGACGAGAGGGATGAAGACTGGGATGCCAAGAAAAGGGCGCTGGAGCTGTCTCTTCCCTCCTCGAATCAAAACACtaataagaaaaagattaaaaaaattcgaGGCCCTGCCAGGCTGAGCAATCCCAAGGAGAGGAGAGTGTGA